A single region of the Blastopirellula marina genome encodes:
- a CDS encoding transposase has protein sequence MHRSGQSYKKFARDKLSVRTIIPAKHGRPTSKPASGRYRRLMQLHFDAETYRQRSQVETVMSMIKRRQGNFVRGKSEGSRHRELHLMVLTHNVMILWWA, from the coding sequence ATGCATCGCTCTGGCCAAAGCTACAAAAAGTTCGCACGAGACAAGTTATCAGTGCGAACGATTATCCCGGCCAAGCACGGCCGCCCGACCAGCAAGCCAGCCAGCGGCCGATATCGTAGGCTGATGCAACTCCACTTCGATGCGGAAACCTACCGTCAAAGAAGCCAGGTCGAAACCGTGATGAGCATGATCAAACGTAGGCAAGGCAACTTCGTCCGAGGCAAATCAGAAGGAAGCCGACACAGAGAATTACACCTGATGGTGCTGACCCACAATGTTATGATTCTCTGGTGGGCTTGA
- a CDS encoding ankyrin repeat domain-containing protein, which translates to MTMKPIIQDSFPQASDSDLDKLENQCDILLPQSYRSFLKKTNGGSFPSDVYFGPDTSPVSIQLFYSINSEFDYLDLLLANLRLSWILPGKFLAIADTGLGDVICINSESERGEVWLISHETEANECLAGEFAKFIDEIRYSDHPDLVSWSETEEPFRSIEQGDLDAVALMAPLEFSTTSQFGYSMLECAAASRQPRIVEFLLGRGTEINSRTSDGMTPLILACRSGSVDVVATLLEYGARMEDIDSSGRTALLWALVRQHPRIAKLLIEKGADTSIKDKNGNTAFSLSQSLPLNKYILPLL; encoded by the coding sequence ATGACGATGAAACCAATAATTCAAGACTCGTTTCCACAGGCTTCGGATAGTGATTTAGATAAACTTGAGAATCAGTGCGATATTTTGCTTCCACAATCGTACCGATCGTTCTTGAAGAAGACCAACGGTGGGTCATTTCCCTCGGACGTTTATTTTGGTCCAGATACAAGTCCAGTCAGTATCCAACTGTTCTACTCTATTAATTCGGAGTTCGACTATTTGGACCTACTGCTTGCAAATCTAAGGCTTTCTTGGATCCTTCCAGGCAAGTTTCTAGCGATTGCAGACACTGGGCTGGGAGATGTGATTTGTATTAATTCCGAAAGTGAGAGAGGAGAAGTGTGGCTGATTAGCCATGAAACTGAAGCTAACGAATGCCTCGCGGGCGAATTCGCGAAGTTCATCGATGAAATTCGTTACTCCGATCATCCCGATTTAGTGTCGTGGAGTGAAACAGAGGAACCTTTCAGATCAATTGAACAAGGAGATCTCGATGCGGTCGCCCTAATGGCACCACTAGAGTTTAGTACGACCAGCCAATTTGGATATTCGATGCTTGAGTGTGCTGCAGCGTCACGACAGCCCAGGATTGTTGAATTTTTACTAGGACGTGGCACCGAAATTAATTCTCGAACGAGTGATGGAATGACGCCGCTGATTTTGGCGTGTCGGTCGGGGTCCGTTGACGTCGTAGCGACACTGCTCGAGTACGGAGCTCGAATGGAAGATATTGACTCGAGTGGTCGAACCGCACTTCTATGGGCTCTTGTGCGCCAACATCCGCGAATTGCTAAGCTGCTAATTGAGAAAGGTGCCGACACTTCAATCAAAGATAAAAATGGAAATACTGCTTTCTCTCTTTCGCAATCTTTGCCCTTGAACAAATACATCTTACCGCTGTTGTAG
- a CDS encoding transporter has protein sequence MMRTTQTRRQPHWLANRLYQGLIGAAIVLLGQVSIASAQWDYGTSNSFRIDEPLFVASDFEDTSLVWRYGNGTIMPVSAMQQEPGPLPPPLPEIPANGRVELVDPPVSRDQEYGEPLEDFNVQFLRTSSVLLDPGQWQMDVGLVYAKADYDFPVALNPSGVARADLKRRALFVPFALRYGLTDRIQLSGSLPIGWSHQEFSSLGLFDQNSDNGGIGDLELGVNLLCREGCYGYSPDVILNFGLTAPTGDAEYAVNGLTQATLSNGVWAPSVQLLMIQRYDPIIYFYGCGYRYQAKRQFNDQDVFYGHQFTYNFGVGFAVNDRITLSTAFLGLYQTETQIDGLGVPGSMRELLRLRFAATTYRCGRIVEPFAEIGMSDDAADAVVGIVWTL, from the coding sequence ATGATGCGAACAACCCAGACACGCCGCCAGCCTCACTGGCTTGCCAATCGCCTTTACCAGGGGCTGATCGGCGCGGCCATCGTGCTTCTCGGGCAGGTCTCGATCGCCAGCGCGCAGTGGGACTACGGTACATCCAACAGCTTCCGTATCGATGAACCCCTGTTCGTCGCTTCCGACTTCGAAGACACCTCGCTGGTCTGGCGTTATGGGAACGGTACGATCATGCCGGTCTCGGCCATGCAGCAAGAGCCTGGCCCGCTGCCGCCACCACTTCCTGAAATTCCCGCCAACGGCAGAGTCGAACTGGTCGATCCGCCGGTCAGTCGCGATCAGGAATATGGCGAACCACTGGAAGACTTCAACGTTCAGTTTCTGCGGACGTCAAGCGTCCTTCTCGATCCAGGCCAGTGGCAAATGGATGTCGGACTGGTATATGCCAAAGCCGATTACGATTTCCCCGTTGCCTTAAACCCATCCGGCGTGGCCCGAGCTGATCTGAAACGTCGTGCGCTGTTCGTGCCGTTCGCGCTGCGATATGGTTTGACCGATCGAATTCAACTTTCTGGTAGCCTGCCCATTGGCTGGTCGCATCAAGAGTTCTCGTCGCTGGGCTTGTTCGATCAGAACAGCGACAACGGCGGTATCGGCGACCTGGAACTGGGTGTGAACCTACTGTGTCGTGAAGGATGCTACGGCTATTCGCCGGACGTGATTCTTAACTTTGGTTTGACCGCCCCAACCGGCGATGCCGAGTATGCCGTCAACGGGCTGACCCAAGCGACGCTGTCCAACGGCGTGTGGGCACCATCGGTGCAACTGCTGATGATTCAGCGTTACGACCCAATCATTTACTTTTACGGCTGTGGCTATCGTTACCAGGCCAAGCGTCAGTTCAACGACCAGGATGTCTTCTATGGTCACCAGTTTACGTACAACTTTGGCGTTGGTTTCGCGGTGAACGATCGCATCACGCTGAGCACTGCGTTTCTGGGGCTGTATCAAACCGAAACCCAGATCGATGGACTCGGTGTACCAGGCTCGATGCGGGAACTGTTGCGACTGCGTTTCGCTGCAACGACCTACCGTTGCGGGCGAATCGTAGAACCGTTTGCCGAGATCGGCATGAGCGACGACGCGGCAGACGCCGTGGTCGGGATCGTTTGGACGCTGTAA
- a CDS encoding C39 family peptidase, whose product MRYPRIKLICVPVIAMGVAVALAAAATAQTRSQFGPPVRTNDHNIQAYARTWTAIRDQNIVKQQRDFSCGAAALATICRYYWGDPVTENQVLGVIEKQLTREELEERFKNGLAISDLRLTAVKLGYLSTIGRLSMSELADVKVPLVVAIRLEETNHFVVLRGMANGWVFLADPARGNLRIPQFEFERIWIENAVLVVAKKGKAKSDVSQLGVRHEEMARGWLDDQIIRTFPEKPFRVPFPAYP is encoded by the coding sequence TTGCGTTACCCCAGGATCAAATTGATTTGCGTACCGGTGATCGCCATGGGTGTTGCCGTGGCGCTGGCCGCGGCGGCCACGGCGCAGACGCGGTCGCAGTTTGGCCCGCCGGTACGCACCAACGACCATAACATTCAGGCCTATGCCCGCACGTGGACGGCTATTCGCGATCAAAATATCGTCAAGCAGCAGCGCGACTTTTCGTGCGGCGCGGCGGCCCTGGCCACCATCTGCCGCTATTACTGGGGCGACCCCGTCACCGAGAACCAGGTGCTCGGCGTCATCGAGAAACAACTCACGCGGGAAGAACTCGAGGAACGCTTTAAGAACGGGCTGGCCATCTCCGACCTGCGTCTGACGGCGGTGAAGCTGGGTTACCTTTCGACGATCGGTCGCTTGAGTATGAGTGAACTGGCCGACGTGAAGGTACCTCTGGTGGTGGCCATTCGCCTGGAAGAAACGAACCACTTCGTCGTGCTGCGAGGCATGGCCAACGGCTGGGTATTTTTGGCCGACCCGGCGCGGGGGAACTTGCGGATTCCGCAATTCGAGTTCGAGCGAATCTGGATCGAGAACGCCGTGTTGGTGGTGGCTAAGAAGGGGAAGGCAAAGTCGGATGTATCGCAATTGGGAGTGCGACACGAAGAGATGGCCCGAGGCTGGCTCGACGATCAGATCATCCGCACCTTCCCCGAAAAACCTTTCCGGGTTCCGTTTCCGGCGTACCCATAG